One segment of Ancylothrix sp. D3o DNA contains the following:
- a CDS encoding glycosyltransferase family 4 protein translates to MKILALSWEFPPRIVGGISRHVAELYPELIKLGHEIDLITVEFGNAPMYEVVEGIRVHRVPVGDSSNFFEWVGKMNISMGDHAGKLMLEEGPFDIIHAHDWLVSDASIALKYLFRVPLVATIHATEHGRYNGIYNDEHRYVSNKEKDLVYHAWRVIVCSGYMRREVAWALNSPWDKVDVIYNGIRREKKPRWDEFDAWSFRRRFATDEEKIVYYVGRMSYEKGVAVLLSAAPKVLWEMGGDVKFVIIGGGNTDHLKKMAWDLGIWHKCYFTGFMPEDDLNKFQAIADCAVFPSLYEPFGIVALESFAARVPVVVSDAGGLPEVVQHTKTGVVTWAGDYNSLAWGILQVLKNPSYAKWLVENAYRDLERFKWGELAVATEEVYERVVRERKDFVW, encoded by the coding sequence ATGAAGATTCTTGCTTTAAGTTGGGAATTTCCGCCGCGAATTGTGGGAGGAATTAGCCGTCATGTGGCGGAGTTGTATCCTGAATTAATTAAGTTAGGTCACGAGATTGATTTAATTACGGTTGAGTTTGGCAATGCTCCGATGTATGAGGTGGTGGAGGGAATTCGTGTTCATCGGGTGCCGGTTGGGGATAGCTCGAATTTTTTTGAGTGGGTTGGCAAGATGAATATCAGTATGGGAGATCATGCTGGTAAGTTGATGTTGGAGGAGGGGCCTTTTGATATTATTCATGCACATGATTGGTTGGTTAGTGATGCTTCGATTGCTTTGAAGTATCTTTTTAGAGTGCCTTTGGTGGCGACAATTCATGCGACGGAACATGGCAGATATAATGGGATTTACAATGATGAACATCGGTATGTTAGTAATAAGGAAAAGGATTTAGTTTATCACGCTTGGCGGGTGATTGTTTGTAGTGGTTATATGCGTCGTGAGGTGGCTTGGGCTTTAAATAGTCCTTGGGATAAGGTGGATGTTATTTATAATGGAATTCGCCGGGAAAAGAAGCCTCGCTGGGATGAGTTTGATGCTTGGAGTTTTCGCCGCCGTTTTGCAACTGATGAGGAGAAAATTGTTTATTATGTGGGGCGGATGAGTTATGAGAAAGGGGTGGCGGTTTTGTTAAGTGCTGCGCCGAAGGTTTTATGGGAAATGGGGGGTGATGTTAAGTTTGTGATTATTGGTGGGGGAAATACTGATCATTTGAAAAAAATGGCTTGGGATTTGGGAATTTGGCATAAGTGTTATTTTACGGGTTTTATGCCGGAGGATGATTTAAATAAGTTTCAGGCGATTGCTGATTGTGCGGTTTTTCCAAGTCTTTATGAGCCGTTTGGAATTGTTGCTTTGGAAAGTTTTGCGGCGCGGGTTCCTGTGGTGGTTTCGGATGCTGGGGGTTTACCAGAGGTGGTTCAGCATACTAAAACGGGGGTTGTGACTTGGGCGGGAGATTATAATTCTTTGGCTTGGGGAATTTTACAGGTTTTGAAAAATCCAAGTTATGCTAAGTGGTTGGTTGAAAATGCTTATAGGGATTTGGAGCGGTTTAAGTGGGGTGAGTTGGCTGTCGCTACTGAGGAGGTTTATGAGCGGGTTGTGCGGGAAAGAAAGGATTTTGTTTGGTAA
- a CDS encoding radical SAM protein, with translation MMLLLFVRLFGLNDRPKQPGFKSSDVDLDPSGSTGLYSGNLGEEIQKVGKVYRLERRFLL, from the coding sequence ATGATGTTGTTACTTTTTGTGAGGCTGTTTGGTTTAAATGACCGGCCAAAACAGCCTGGTTTTAAGAGTTCCGATGTGGATTTAGATCCGAGTGGTTCTACCGGCCTCTACTCAGGAAATTTGGGTGAGGAAATCCAAAAAGTCGGAAAGGTGTATCGTTTGGAACGAAGGTTTTTGTTGTAA